The proteins below are encoded in one region of Pirellulales bacterium:
- a CDS encoding Rieske 2Fe-2S domain-containing protein: MTTIKTKPSDLDRPTSGSDVGLPVRRSFFRRLTFAAGGVAAALASVPIIGYFFRTPEPTTLPWIDLGPISGFRKGETRLVTFDNPLRQPWDGVTAHTGVFVRNEGAIAQNGAQFLVLAINCAHLGCPVTWFPESGLFMCPCHGGVYYADGERASGPPPRGLFQCIWRISGGRLQIQAPRFPTLQDTLKDEPKSA, encoded by the coding sequence ATGACCACAATCAAAACCAAACCTTCCGATCTCGATCGCCCGACGAGCGGTTCCGACGTCGGGCTGCCGGTGCGGCGCTCGTTTTTCCGCCGCCTGACGTTCGCCGCCGGCGGCGTGGCAGCCGCACTGGCAAGTGTGCCGATCATCGGCTATTTCTTCCGAACTCCGGAACCGACGACGCTGCCGTGGATCGATCTCGGACCGATCTCAGGTTTCCGAAAAGGGGAAACCCGCTTGGTGACATTCGACAACCCGCTCCGGCAGCCCTGGGACGGCGTTACAGCGCACACGGGCGTGTTCGTGCGCAACGAAGGAGCCATTGCTCAGAATGGGGCGCAATTTTTGGTGCTGGCAATCAACTGCGCCCATTTGGGTTGCCCCGTGACATGGTTTCCCGAGTCGGGCCTGTTCATGTGCCCCTGCCATGGCGGCGTTTACTATGCCGACGGCGAGCGGGCTTCAGGGCCTCCGCCCCGCGGACTGTTTCAATGCATCTGGCGCATCAGCGGCGGGCGGCTGCAGATCCAAGCCCCACGCTTTCCGACCTTGCAAGACACGCTCAAAGATGAACCGAAATCCGCTTGA
- a CDS encoding cytochrome b N-terminal domain-containing protein: MTSWLSKIGDWFDARLSFRGSLLPILKHPIPKGAAGPMGWWYVFGSASLTLLLLQILTGIALALVYVPSADRAYDSLLYLNYDQPLGWFLRSLHYYAGSGMVVMVLAHMTQVFLQGAYKYPRELTWLTGVFLLLCTLGMFFTGQVLRWDPDAYWGLAVGGAMAGRVPGVGPQLVHLVFGGPIIGGAALSRFFALHVFIIPGALLLLLGVHLWLILTRGVSVPPVPGQLVDPKTYDAAYEKEVHDKGVPFLGDAMLKDAFVSAIAVAVVVVIAAIVGPKGPSGPPDPTMGGANPRPEWPFLWLFALLSLSPPSWETFIMLVFPLMLIAVLLAVPLVSNRGERAPSRRPVAVLGVVVIYTLLGILTYEGTASPWSPKMNAWSGDPIPEHLLLKTPPMELMGAAVFQNKSCRNCHAIDGIGGRRGPDLTSVASRLTRDQLIDQISNGTPGGGNMPAYGKEMNPGEMATLVAFLSRLRPDGEPPAQQPTHDEPPKHEPPVQAVAGRRPLATAPRP, from the coding sequence ATGACGAGTTGGCTATCGAAAATCGGCGATTGGTTTGATGCCCGGCTCAGCTTCAGGGGGTCGCTGCTGCCGATCTTGAAGCATCCGATACCAAAAGGCGCCGCCGGACCGATGGGCTGGTGGTATGTGTTCGGCAGCGCATCGCTCACTCTGCTGCTGTTGCAGATTCTCACCGGCATCGCTTTGGCGCTCGTGTATGTGCCCTCCGCCGATCGGGCTTACGATAGCCTGTTGTATTTGAACTACGACCAACCGCTCGGTTGGTTCTTGCGGTCGTTGCACTACTACGCCGGCTCGGGCATGGTCGTGATGGTGCTGGCCCACATGACGCAAGTTTTCTTGCAGGGGGCCTATAAATATCCGCGCGAACTGACCTGGCTCACCGGCGTGTTTCTGTTGCTTTGCACGTTGGGAATGTTTTTCACCGGGCAAGTGTTGCGATGGGATCCGGATGCGTATTGGGGCTTGGCGGTGGGCGGGGCGATGGCCGGCCGAGTGCCGGGCGTCGGGCCGCAATTGGTACACTTGGTGTTTGGCGGGCCGATCATCGGCGGGGCCGCGCTGAGCCGATTCTTCGCGCTGCACGTGTTCATCATTCCGGGAGCGTTGCTCTTGCTGCTGGGCGTGCATCTGTGGCTGATTCTGACGCGCGGCGTGAGTGTTCCACCGGTGCCGGGGCAACTTGTCGATCCGAAGACCTACGACGCGGCGTACGAGAAGGAAGTGCACGACAAGGGAGTTCCGTTTCTCGGCGACGCGATGCTGAAAGACGCGTTTGTCTCGGCGATCGCGGTGGCCGTTGTCGTGGTGATTGCCGCCATTGTCGGCCCAAAGGGGCCCAGCGGGCCGCCCGATCCGACGATGGGGGGCGCCAATCCGCGGCCGGAATGGCCCTTCTTGTGGCTATTCGCGCTGCTTTCGTTGAGCCCGCCGTCCTGGGAAACATTTATCATGCTCGTGTTTCCGCTGATGCTCATTGCGGTGCTGCTGGCGGTTCCGCTGGTGTCGAACCGCGGCGAACGTGCGCCGAGCCGACGGCCCGTGGCGGTGCTCGGTGTCGTGGTGATTTACACATTGCTGGGGATTTTGACCTACGAAGGCACGGCATCGCCCTGGTCGCCGAAAATGAATGCCTGGAGCGGCGATCCGATTCCCGAACACCTCCTGCTAAAAACGCCGCCGATGGAATTGATGGGAGCCGCCGTGTTTCAAAACAAAAGTTGCCGCAATTGCCACGCGATCGATGGCATCGGTGGACGTCGCGGGCCCGATCTGACGAGTGTCGCATCCCGGCTGACACGCGACCAACTAATCGACCAGATCAGCAATGGCACCCCGGGCGGCGGCAATATGCCGGCCTATGGCAAGGAAATGAATCCGGGCGAGATGGCGACGCTCGTCGCATTCCTGTCGCGATTGCGCCCCGACGGCGAACCGCCGGCCCAACAGCCGACGCACGACGAACCGCCGAAGCATGAACCGCCGGTTCAGGCGGTGGCTGGTCGGCGACCCCTTGCGACTGCACCGCGGCCATGA
- a CDS encoding c-type cytochrome: MTDGSAKSRKGIGASLAIAAVCLIGTAIWVVTAGANLPGKPKPADRPVMPESVLDFTALFSTHCAACHGANGTLGPAPPLNDPLFRAIVPQETLQEVISAGRSETPMPGFDNLHGGRLTAAQIQVLVFQIKGTKYRIIEPAPNANEETKVVEDAGGIAPLWGAVEPAPLGTPSYLEPAPEAPDETSKSGASRSAVFARACAGCHGKNGEGAGAGAINSPQFLALASNQFLRRNIITGRPDLGMPDYQSARKRPADFKPLTSAEIDEIVALIGEWRNPGSAAETAHEK; this comes from the coding sequence ATGACGGACGGTTCCGCGAAATCGAGGAAAGGCATCGGCGCATCGCTGGCAATCGCAGCGGTGTGTCTGATCGGCACGGCCATTTGGGTCGTAACCGCGGGAGCGAATCTGCCGGGCAAACCGAAGCCGGCCGACCGGCCCGTCATGCCGGAAAGCGTGCTGGATTTCACGGCTCTTTTTTCGACGCATTGCGCCGCATGCCACGGGGCGAACGGCACGTTAGGCCCCGCTCCGCCGCTCAATGACCCACTCTTCCGGGCAATCGTGCCGCAAGAAACTTTGCAAGAAGTCATCTCGGCCGGCCGATCCGAAACGCCGATGCCCGGCTTCGACAACTTGCATGGCGGCCGGCTTACCGCCGCGCAGATTCAAGTGCTCGTTTTTCAGATCAAGGGAACCAAGTATCGGATCATCGAACCGGCGCCAAACGCCAATGAGGAAACAAAAGTGGTCGAAGATGCTGGCGGCATCGCACCGCTCTGGGGCGCAGTTGAGCCCGCGCCGCTGGGCACGCCATCGTACCTGGAGCCGGCACCTGAGGCGCCCGATGAGACCAGCAAGTCTGGCGCAAGTCGCAGCGCCGTTTTCGCGCGAGCCTGCGCCGGATGTCATGGTAAGAATGGCGAAGGGGCAGGTGCTGGTGCAATTAATAGCCCCCAATTCCTGGCGCTCGCCAGCAATCAATTTCTAAGGCGGAACATCATCACCGGGCGGCCCGACCTCGGCATGCCCGACTATCAATCGGCTCGAAAACGTCCGGCCGATTTCAAACCATTAACGTCCGCCGAGATCGACGAGATCGTCGCGCTTATTGGTGAATGGCGGAACCCCGGATCGGCCGCCGAAACGGCGCACGAAAAATAG
- a CDS encoding cytochrome c oxidase assembly protein translates to MNPTLDAALRSWPAEPWLWLVLTVVAVIYTRGWLLLRRRPARTVAGTLRVPSAPHGADHAWERHGTRRVPVTSAARWPAGRLAAFCGGLIAIYLALASPIEPFALLLLAVHMVQHVLLMMVAPPLVWLGAPLVPLLRGLPEPVRTVWIAPLMRNRSLRQTFNALTQPAVALLLFVAATWLWHWPPAYELALRSQNWHYVEHACFFGTGLLFWFPVVRPYPYRLRRSNWILVPYLFLADVQNTVLSALITFSGTLLYPYYAEVPRLGGLSAIADQKAAGAIMWVPGSIAFLVPMFSIGVKLLYGDGARRKYPRAAKQRTIVSRSAGYRGLDLLQQPLLGRLLKWRHSRTLAQAPLFLLAALMIVDGLRGPQIAPMNLAGVLPWIHWRGLLMLSLLVGGNFFCMACPFTLPRRLARRWLPATHDWPRWLRSKWLAVALVGLFLWAYEAFALWDSPRWTAWIAVGYFVAAFAIDSLFRGAAFCKYVCPIGQFNFVQSLVSPLEIKVREPATCASCATKDCIRGGSGVPGCELNLFQPRKASNMDCTFCLDCIHACPHDNVGILIAPPGKSLWSDRPRSGVGRFSRRTDLAALVLVLVFGAFANAAGMVGPVVAWEQALQARLGWISPLAIVSGFYVAMLLLLPIVLVAVATTISRQCGSLDERWMRTATRFCFALVPIGCSMWAAHYSFHFFSSYDTAIPAAQRFAADMGISVLGAPQWSCSCCRPVANWLPRLEILCLDFGLLLSLYTAFRIARNRPANVLSVPVSQTLNIALPWAILIGLLFAAGIWIVLQPMQMRGMLPGGVGAG, encoded by the coding sequence ATGAATCCGACGCTTGATGCCGCGCTGCGTTCCTGGCCGGCTGAGCCGTGGCTGTGGCTGGTTCTGACCGTCGTCGCGGTGATCTACACTCGCGGCTGGCTCCTTTTGCGGCGCCGCCCGGCGCGGACTGTAGCAGGCACACTCCGTGTGCCGTCTGCCCCGCATGGCGCGGACCATGCCTGGGAGCGCCACGGCACACGGCGTGTGCCTGTTACGTCGGCTGCACGATGGCCGGCCGGCCGGCTGGCCGCATTTTGCGGTGGATTGATTGCAATCTATCTCGCGCTGGCGTCGCCGATCGAGCCCTTCGCCTTGCTGCTGCTCGCGGTTCACATGGTGCAGCATGTGCTTCTAATGATGGTCGCGCCGCCGCTGGTTTGGCTTGGAGCGCCGCTCGTTCCGCTGCTGCGCGGCCTGCCCGAACCGGTGCGCACGGTTTGGATCGCGCCGCTGATGCGCAATCGCTCGTTGCGGCAGACATTCAATGCGTTGACGCAGCCGGCAGTGGCGCTATTGCTGTTCGTCGCCGCGACGTGGCTGTGGCATTGGCCACCGGCCTACGAACTCGCGCTGCGCTCGCAGAATTGGCACTACGTCGAGCACGCCTGTTTTTTCGGCACGGGGTTGCTGTTCTGGTTCCCCGTCGTGCGGCCGTATCCCTATCGGTTGCGGCGATCGAATTGGATTCTCGTGCCGTATTTATTTCTGGCCGACGTGCAGAATACGGTGCTCTCGGCATTGATCACATTTTCCGGCACGCTTCTTTATCCCTATTATGCGGAAGTGCCGCGGCTTGGCGGATTGTCGGCGATTGCGGATCAAAAGGCGGCCGGCGCGATCATGTGGGTGCCCGGGTCGATCGCGTTTCTGGTGCCGATGTTTTCGATCGGTGTCAAACTTTTGTACGGCGACGGGGCCCGCCGAAAATATCCGCGGGCGGCTAAGCAACGCACGATCGTATCGCGCAGCGCGGGCTATCGCGGCCTGGACTTGTTGCAACAGCCGCTATTGGGCCGATTGCTGAAATGGCGGCATTCGCGCACGCTCGCGCAAGCGCCGCTGTTTCTGCTCGCGGCCCTGATGATTGTCGACGGGCTGCGCGGGCCGCAAATCGCACCGATGAATCTCGCCGGCGTGCTGCCCTGGATTCATTGGCGAGGGCTTTTGATGTTGTCGCTTTTGGTCGGCGGGAATTTCTTCTGCATGGCCTGCCCCTTCACGCTGCCGCGCAGGCTTGCACGGCGATGGTTGCCCGCCACGCATGATTGGCCCCGGTGGCTGCGGAGCAAGTGGCTGGCGGTCGCGCTGGTGGGGCTATTTCTATGGGCCTACGAAGCGTTCGCGCTGTGGGATAGCCCGCGCTGGACGGCATGGATCGCGGTCGGCTATTTCGTCGCCGCGTTTGCGATCGATTCCCTGTTTCGCGGGGCCGCGTTTTGCAAATATGTCTGCCCCATCGGGCAGTTCAATTTCGTGCAATCGCTCGTGTCGCCGCTGGAGATCAAGGTTCGCGAGCCGGCGACATGCGCTTCGTGCGCGACGAAGGACTGCATTCGCGGCGGAAGCGGCGTGCCCGGTTGCGAGCTGAATCTCTTTCAGCCGCGGAAGGCGAGCAATATGGACTGCACGTTTTGCCTCGATTGCATTCACGCTTGCCCGCACGACAACGTCGGCATTCTGATTGCTCCGCCGGGCAAATCGCTGTGGAGCGACCGGCCGCGGTCGGGCGTGGGCCGGTTCAGCCGGCGCACGGATTTGGCCGCGCTCGTGCTCGTGCTGGTGTTCGGCGCATTTGCGAACGCGGCGGGAATGGTCGGGCCCGTGGTCGCGTGGGAGCAAGCGTTGCAAGCGCGGCTCGGATGGATTTCGCCGTTGGCGATCGTCAGCGGCTTTTATGTCGCCATGCTTTTGCTGCTGCCGATCGTGCTCGTCGCGGTTGCGACGACCATCAGCCGGCAGTGCGGATCGCTCGACGAGCGGTGGATGCGCACGGCGACACGCTTTTGCTTTGCCCTTGTGCCGATCGGCTGTTCGATGTGGGCGGCGCACTACTCATTTCATTTTTTCAGCAGCTACGACACGGCAATTCCGGCGGCGCAACGATTCGCAGCCGACATGGGAATATCGGTCCTTGGCGCGCCGCAGTGGAGTTGCAGTTGTTGCCGGCCGGTGGCCAACTGGTTGCCGCGGTTGGAGATTCTGTGTTTGGACTTTGGCCTGCTGCTGTCGCTGTACACCGCGTTTCGCATCGCCCGAAACCGGCCTGCGAATGTCCTATCGGTGCCGGTAAGCCAAACGCTCAACATCGCATTGCCGTGGGCGATCTTGATCGGGTTACTGTTCGCCGCGGGCATCTGGATTGTCTTACAGCCGATGCAAATGCGCGGAATGCTGCCGGGGGGAGTTGGAGCAGGGTGA